The genomic segment TTATTTATTCGCAAGGAGCGACTCGACGAATTCAGCTATATCCTCCGGCAGAAACTCTCGAACCTCACCAAGCATTTGGCTAATTTTTTCACGCTGTTCATCCTTTAATCGCAGATAGAACCTTCTATTATATCCATACAGCCACTGCTCGGTATACAGGATTGCATCATCGCGTATTTCTTTTTCCTGCACAACACATGCCCGTAATAATAATGAAATACTGTCTGCCTTGTTCATCTTCGAAAATAAGAAGAGAATGTTTTTCTTCACGTGAAGGCCCACATCTTTTTTGAGCATCTCCCAAAGCATGTCCGCATGACGAAGCTCTATCCTATCCGCTAGTATTTGTCTTGCTTCCCGAGATGCGCTTCGTTTATTGGTTTGCAAAGCGCGGATAAAAACTTCGATGTGATCTTCTGGATTCAGCATAGCGAGTGCCTTCACTGCTGCTCGTTGTATCCGTTCATTTTCATGGCGCAAAAACGGGAGAATCCATTGATCATTTGCTTTCACACCCGTTTCGCCTACTCCCACAATCGCTATTGGTATCACCTGCTCCTCGGTACCAACCAATTTTTCTCGATAGAAGGCAGCGAAATCGATCTTCTTGTCCTTCAAATAAAATCGGGCCATTTCGCGGATGGATTTATGCCCATCAAGCAGAGCAGCAAGCAAGGCATCAGTCGATTCCTCAGGAAAGCGATCCACATAAGCTTGTAGGGCCAGTTGGCGAATAGGAGGAAAAACGTCACGTCGAATTTGATCGAGCCATCTTTGCAGGCGATCATTTTCGTCCTGTTTGCACATATGCTTAACCATCTGGAGCCTGATCAAGGCATCCTTCTGAATCAAAGCCTCTGCAATAACCTCATCCGGATCGATATCGTGAAGGTTGTTTGCCAAATCAAAGCAAAATCGCCGAACAACCGGATCTTTTGAGTGAAAACCACTGCGTACCACGTCCCTATTATTTGGATGACGAAACATTGCGTCGATCTCCTCTAGGAAATCGGAGAACTTTTCACGGTTATAGTATGCGGACAAATGCTTCAACAAGAAAACGGATTCGAGAAAGTGCTTCACATAATTTGGACGGAATCTCAGCTTACATGCCTTAAACGCCAGATAACGAATTTTGGGTTGCCAATCATTCAAACGGATCAGCAAAAAGGGAATCTCCGCACCCGTAACCTGTTTTAACAACATTTCAACTGCTGCTTCCCTTACATAACCGTTTCGATGGAAGCTGCAAATTCCGATGAAACAAAGGTCCGACTCATCGTTTATCGAAAACTCCCGGATATCCTCTGGCAACAATTCATGCCACGCTGCCAATTGGTTTTTATTTGAATAAGGGGTCAATCTCCGTATGTATTGATCCAAGCTAATGAAATCTTGTTTACGCAGGCGTGAGGTTATTTGATGAATAGCCGCAAGTGCTGCCTTTTGTATTTCTTCTCTTTTCTCCAAAGCAAATGGTAATAGAAAGGTCAGAGTAATCATGCTTCCCTTCCTAGCCAAGAAGTGGAGAATTTCTACTTTTCTTTCGTCCGATCTATACAATTCCTCAAGAAGCACTTGCTCTTCCGGCGTCATTTGCTTCATGTCGATCCTCCTCTTCAAATGAAAATGCGTGCAAGCCCTTATTATTTTCACATAAAATGGAATGGAGAAAAAAGGAGGGATTTCCAAATGGCCTCATTAATTTATCATGTCGCCGTATCGTTAGACAATTTCATTGCGGATCAAGCGATGATGGATGGAGATATCGAAAGCACGCTCTTTTTATTCGAAGGTGAACATGTACCGGACTTTTTATCTGAAATTCAGGAATATGATGCTGTGCTGATGGGCGCCAAAACCTACGAATTTGGGTTTAAATTCGGGGCCAAACCGGGCGAACCAGGCTATAAGGGGATCAAGCATTATATTTTCTCTAGCTCCATGCAGTTTGAGTCCAATGCAGAAGTCGAGCTGGTCAAAGGCGATGCCATCGAATTTATCAAAAATCTCAAACAGCAAGAAAACGGCAAGCTGTGGCTATGTGGGGGCGGTGAATTGGCAGGGGCGTTACTGGCACATAAACTGATTGATCAATTAGTACTGAAGGTGAATCCGGTGATGGTCGGGGAAGGTACACCTCTATTTGGTAGTGTGAAGCCACGTCTCAAGCTAGATTTAGTGGATATGAAGCAGTATGCGAATGGAGTCATTAAATCTACTTACGATATCGTTTATACGTAATAACAAAACAAACGGGACCGCATCGCTCGGCCCCGTTTTTGTATGCTCCCATTGCCAATACATTCAAGGAAAAAAGATGGGAATCCCCCATCTTTTGATTAGGTTACGTCCTGCAGCTCACGAGCTGGAACTCCCATTGCCTTCTGAATCTCAATTTTCCGTATACGATGCTTGTCTTTCTTTCGGATCGTAAAGACGAGATCATCGTATTGCCATTGGATGTCTTCTTTAAGCGTCGGATTTTGACTGTATAGCCAGCCCCCGATGGTATCGAGCTCTTCTTCATTAATATTGGCGTTAAGCAAGTCGTTAACCTCGGAGAGAAGTACCTTTCCGTCTACAATCACATGGCTGTTCTCTTCCACGATTTCGATTTCGGCTTTTTCCTCCGCGTCGAACTCATCACGGATTTCACCGACAATTTCCTCCAAAATGTCTTCGATCGTAACCAGTCCGGAGGTTCCGCCATATTCGTCAATCAGGATGGCGATATGTGTTCTTTGTTTCTGCATTTTTTTCAAAAGATCTTTTACAGGTGTAGCCTCCGAAACCGTCAAAAACGGTCGGATGAGCTTGGAAATATCCAAATTTGGATCATCGGCATAATTCAGAAAGAACTCTTTCGTGTTAATCATCCCGATAATATGATCTTTGTTTTGCGAAATAACCGGGAAACGGGTATACTGCTCTTCTTTCATAATTCGCAGATTTTGCTCAAGGGTATATTCTTTGTGCAAGCAGCTCATATCTGTCCGCGGGACCATAATCTCGCGGGCCAGCATCTCATCAAAGGCAAAGATATTGCTGACGTATCCATACTCAGACTGATTAATTTTTCCGCTCTCATAGCTTTCCGTCAGAATGATTCGCAGCTCTTCTTCTGAGTGACTTTCTTCATGCTCCTTGGTCGGTTTCATACCGAATGAACGCACAAGCAGAGCAGCAGAGCCATTCAGTACCCAGATTGCAGGGTACATCAATTTATAGAACCAAATAATAGGTTTCGCACACAGTAAGCTAACCGCTTCTGCCTTTTGGATCGCCACGGTTTTCGGTGCCAGTTCCCCGACAACCACATGGAGAAACGTAACGAGCGAGTAAGCAATCACAAACGACAGAACTGCAACGACTTGTTCGGGTAAATAAGGCGTAAGAAAAGGGCTAATGATGCTTTCAATCGTCGGTTTCCCCAATACCCCCAAGCCAATGGCTGTCAACGTAATCCCTAATTGACACGCTGACAAATATCCATCCAGGTTACTAACTACTTTCTGAACAGCAAGAGCATTCTTTCTCCCTTCCATGACCAATTGGTCTACACGGCTCGGGCGAAGCTTTACAATTGCAAATTCAGTTGCCACAAAAAAAGCAGTAGCAAAAATCAGAAAAGCAATTAGTAACAAATTCATGGTTAGCAATATCCTATCCCCTCTTCATTAGAAGTCTTACATGGTCATTGTACGAAACTCCCCCTCTTCATATCAACGTTCGCTTATATCCAATTTCGTCTTAATTGTTTGATTATAGGCAGTTTTGCTATTTCAGGTCACTCACCCTTACAATTGCTGACTACAGGCATAGCATACTTACTCATTATCCTTCCCTTCCTCCCATTCTTTATTCGATGTTCCCCAGCTCCAACACGACCGGACAATGATCGCTTCCCATTACCTGTGAGTCAATTCCCGCTCCGAGCAACGACGGAGCCAATCGCTCAGACGCGAGAAAATAATCAATACGCCACCCGATATTCCGTTCTCTCACTTTCGGCATAAAAGACCACCACGTATATGAATCTGTCTGATCCGGATAAAAATATCGATAGGTATCTACAAACCCAGTTGCCAGCAAGCTCGTCATCTTCTCACGCTCTTCAGGAGTAAAGCCAGAATTACCGCGATTGGACTTCGCATTTTTCAAATCAATCTCTTGATGGGCGACATTCAGATCCCCACAAACCACTACAGGCTTCTTCGCATCTAGCTGCAATAAGTAGTTCCGAAACCGATCCTCCCATTCCAGCCGATAATCCAATCTCGACAAATCACGCTTCGCATTCGGGGTATATACCGTTACCAAGTAGAAATCATGGAACTCCAATGTAATGATGCGTCCTTCAGGTTCATGGTCTTCTTCCAAGCCATAACGCACAGATAGTGGTTCCATTTTTGTAAAAACAGCCGTCCCGGAATAGCCCTTTTTCTCTGCGTAGTTCCAATATTGATGATACTCCTCGCCGATCTCCATCTCGATTTGACCTTCTTGCAGCTTCGTTTCCTGCAAGCAAAATATATCGGCATTCGCCTCTTTGAAGTACTCGTAGAAACCTTTGTTTACACATGCGCGAAGTCCATTTACATTCCAAGAAATCAATTTCATGATCGCTAATCTCCTTGTCGCTATTCGTTAAATTCCATGGTACACTATCTTTGTTTTCAATTACAGGAGGTTACGATGATGGACATTGCAATGGGCATCGCATTCATGAGACTTCGTTAAAATCGACAAAACCCCATATAGGCTCAGCCATTTTCAAAACTCGGAATGGTATGGGTTTATTTGTGTTTGATTGATTTAAAACTATTCATGAATGAGGTGTTTTTGTTATGTCAAAAAACAATGTAGAGCAAATGCTTGCCATCGCGAAAAACAATGGAATCCTTGTAGACCCAACTACTGTGAAGGTGAATGAATCCGGCTTAGATTTCCTTGCGATTTTTGCAAGTACGATAGATGGTGTTCCATGGGTGTTGCGCCAACCACGCCGGGACGATGTCGTCGAAACTGCTCGTTACGAGAAAAAGGTGTTAGATCTCGTTGCCAAACATCTACATGTCGAAGTACCGGATTGGCAGGTCCACACCTCTGAATTCATCGCTTATCCGATCCTGGGTGGCACACCGATGGCGACGATCAATATGGAAACAAAAAATTATGAGTGGTATTTGAATCCTGAATCCCTACCTGAATT from the Brevibacillus brevis genome contains:
- a CDS encoding HEAT repeat domain-containing protein is translated as MKQMTPEEQVLLEELYRSDERKVEILHFLARKGSMITLTFLLPFALEKREEIQKAALAAIHQITSRLRKQDFISLDQYIRRLTPYSNKNQLAAWHELLPEDIREFSINDESDLCFIGICSFHRNGYVREAAVEMLLKQVTGAEIPFLLIRLNDWQPKIRYLAFKACKLRFRPNYVKHFLESVFLLKHLSAYYNREKFSDFLEEIDAMFRHPNNRDVVRSGFHSKDPVVRRFCFDLANNLHDIDPDEVIAEALIQKDALIRLQMVKHMCKQDENDRLQRWLDQIRRDVFPPIRQLALQAYVDRFPEESTDALLAALLDGHKSIREMARFYLKDKKIDFAAFYREKLVGTEEQVIPIAIVGVGETGVKANDQWILPFLRHENERIQRAAVKALAMLNPEDHIEVFIRALQTNKRSASREARQILADRIELRHADMLWEMLKKDVGLHVKKNILFLFSKMNKADSISLLLRACVVQEKEIRDDAILYTEQWLYGYNRRFYLRLKDEQREKISQMLGEVREFLPEDIAEFVESLLANK
- a CDS encoding dihydrofolate reductase family protein, whose product is MASLIYHVAVSLDNFIADQAMMDGDIESTLFLFEGEHVPDFLSEIQEYDAVLMGAKTYEFGFKFGAKPGEPGYKGIKHYIFSSSMQFESNAEVELVKGDAIEFIKNLKQQENGKLWLCGGGELAGALLAHKLIDQLVLKVNPVMVGEGTPLFGSVKPRLKLDLVDMKQYANGVIKSTYDIVYT
- a CDS encoding hemolysin family protein, whose translation is MLTMNLLLIAFLIFATAFFVATEFAIVKLRPSRVDQLVMEGRKNALAVQKVVSNLDGYLSACQLGITLTAIGLGVLGKPTIESIISPFLTPYLPEQVVAVLSFVIAYSLVTFLHVVVGELAPKTVAIQKAEAVSLLCAKPIIWFYKLMYPAIWVLNGSAALLVRSFGMKPTKEHEESHSEEELRIILTESYESGKINQSEYGYVSNIFAFDEMLAREIMVPRTDMSCLHKEYTLEQNLRIMKEEQYTRFPVISQNKDHIIGMINTKEFFLNYADDPNLDISKLIRPFLTVSEATPVKDLLKKMQKQRTHIAILIDEYGGTSGLVTIEDILEEIVGEIRDEFDAEEKAEIEIVEENSHVIVDGKVLLSEVNDLLNANINEEELDTIGGWLYSQNPTLKEDIQWQYDDLVFTIRKKDKHRIRKIEIQKAMGVPARELQDVT
- a CDS encoding exodeoxyribonuclease III codes for the protein MKLISWNVNGLRACVNKGFYEYFKEANADIFCLQETKLQEGQIEMEIGEEYHQYWNYAEKKGYSGTAVFTKMEPLSVRYGLEEDHEPEGRIITLEFHDFYLVTVYTPNAKRDLSRLDYRLEWEDRFRNYLLQLDAKKPVVVCGDLNVAHQEIDLKNAKSNRGNSGFTPEEREKMTSLLATGFVDTYRYFYPDQTDSYTWWSFMPKVRERNIGWRIDYFLASERLAPSLLGAGIDSQVMGSDHCPVVLELGNIE